One stretch of Equus caballus isolate H_3958 breed thoroughbred chromosome 24, TB-T2T, whole genome shotgun sequence DNA includes these proteins:
- the C24H14orf132 gene encoding uncharacterized protein C14orf132 homolog: protein MDLSFMAAQLPMMGGAFMDSPNEDFSTEYSLFNSSTNVHAASNGPGQPEEPPRSSNDAVLLWIAIIATLGNIVVVGVVYAFTF from the coding sequence CTGCCCATGATGGGAGGAGCCTTCATGGACTCGCCCAATGAGGACTTCAGCACCGAGTACTCCCTCTTTAACTCCTCCACCAACGTCCATGCAGCCTCCAACGGCCCAGGCCAGCCGGAGGAGCCTCCGCGGTCCTCCAACGACGCCGTCTTGCTCTGGATTGCCATCATAGCGACGCTGGGGAACAttgtggtggtgggggtggtgtaCGCCTTCACCTTCTGA